The Strix aluco isolate bStrAlu1 chromosome 1, bStrAlu1.hap1, whole genome shotgun sequence genome has a window encoding:
- the SDR16C5 gene encoding LOW QUALITY PROTEIN: epidermal retinol dehydrogenase 2 (The sequence of the model RefSeq protein was modified relative to this genomic sequence to represent the inferred CDS: inserted 2 bases in 2 codons; deleted 1 base in 1 codon) yields MSNFTSILKILEFLKLLIFFFFENLSYSYFLHAKKSFAGEIVLITGSINEXGRQIALKFAPLGAALVLWDIDGEGNKETSTLAQKNGATQVFVYQCDCSNREEVYEQADKVRKEVGDVTILINNAGILLGEKFCDVSDADFEKTLRVNFFSQVWTCKAFLPAMMTCNHGHLVSTASAAGLXGNYRLTDYSASKCAVIGMMEAIDSELYHAGRHGVKTTVICLYFINTKLAKGFQTENPLILPVYDAEYAASKIMDAIQKEKFYLIMPLTSYFFAIKTLIPRKIVLLFESCFKIPSSMDKAFGWKKKD; encoded by the exons ATGTCCAACTTCACAAGCATCCTGAAGATACTAGAGTTcctgaaattattaatttttttcttttttgagaattTA TCTTACTCATATTTCCTCCatgcaaaaaaaagttttgctgggGAAATAGTGCTTATTACTGGCTCCATAAATG ATGGAAGGCAGATTGCCTTAAAGTTTGCCCCGCTGGGAGCAGCCTTGGTTCTTTGGGACATTGATGGAGAAGGTAACAAAGAAACAAGCACATTGGCCCAGAAAAATGGAGCTACACAAGTGTTTGTCTACCAGTGTGACTGTAGCAATAGGGAGGAGGTCTATGAACAAGCAGACAAG gTTAGAAAAGAAGTTGGGGATGTTACTATTCTAATCAATAATGCTGGCATACTGCTTGGGGAAAAGTTCTGTGACGTTTCAGATGCAGATTTTGAAAAGACCTTAAGAGTCAACTTCTTCTCTCAAgtctgg ACTTGCAAGGCCTTTCTTCCAGCCATGATGACCTGTAACCATGGACACCTGGTTAGCACAGCCAGTGCAGCAGGAT TTGGAAATTACAGACTGACAG ATTATTCTGCAAGTAAGTGTGCAGTCATTGGAATGATGGAAGCCATAGATTCAGAACTGTATCATGCAGGAAGACATGGTGTGAAAACCACAGTCATTTGCCTGTATTTTATTAACACTAAATTAGCTAAAGGTTTTCAAACCGA AAACCCCCTTATTCTTCCTGTTTATGATGCAGAGTATGCAGCCAGCAAGATCATGGATGCAattcaaaaggaaaagttttATCTAATCATGCCTCTGACTTCATACTTTTTTGCTATCAAAAC TCTTATTCCTAGAAAAATAGTGTTACTCTTCGAATCTTGCTTTAAGATCCCCAGCAGCATGGATAAGGCCTTCGGTTGGAAGAAAAAGGATTGA